TTATCCGCACTTTCCACGATCGTATCCGTCGCCGGAATCACTGTATCGCAGGCGCCTGCCTCTTTTGCGTAGCGGATGTTATCCTCCAGAATCCGGTGCGTGACAAACGGACGCACGGAATCGTGTGTGACAATCACCGTCTCCTCATCCATTCCATAGGTTTTCTCAATATAGCGGATGGAATTCATAATCGTCTCATTGCGCGTCTCCCCGCCCTGGATGACGTCGATTCGTCCGTTTGCGGGAATGTATCTGCGTATAACATCCTGCGTATAATTTATCCACTGTCTTGGAGAAAGCACGATAATCCGCTCAAACGCGGGATTTACCACAAATTTTTCAATGGTATGAACAATAATCGGCTTTCCGCCGATTTCCATAAACTGCTTCGGCTTTTCAATATTTCCCATGCGGCTGCCGATTCCGCCCGCAAGCACTACGCCATATACATTTGTACCCATTGTCT
This is a stretch of genomic DNA from Marvinbryantia formatexigens DSM 14469. It encodes these proteins:
- a CDS encoding 2-C-methyl-D-erythritol 4-phosphate cytidylyltransferase codes for the protein MEGDKKQTMGTNVYGVVLAGGIGSRMGNIEKPKQFMEIGGKPIIVHTIEKFVVNPAFERIIVLSPRQWINYTQDVIRRYIPANGRIDVIQGGETRNETIMNSIRYIEKTYGMDEETVIVTHDSVRPFVTHRILEDNIRYAKEAGACDTVIPATDTIVESADNKRITSIPDRSKMYQGQTPQSFKAQKLRDVYMALTEEEKAILTDACKILVLKGEPVYLVEGEVFNIKITYPHDLRVAEALLGGK